From the genome of Chaetodon trifascialis isolate fChaTrf1 chromosome 4, fChaTrf1.hap1, whole genome shotgun sequence:
TGAGCCAGACTATAATCCTGGCCAAGATCACGATGGAAGTCATGCAGAGCAATCTGAGATGTCCTCTAACAACGCATCTAATAGGTGCCTGGACTAAAGGCCACATGAGAAGTGTACAGGACAACAGTTATGATGATTATGGTCAATATTAAACTGCAGTCTTATGATATGTTGCAGGAGAACTAAAGCAGAGGTTGGAGTGGGATTATCAGATCAGAACAGTCTTGTTTACCACAGATTGCTGCCTCTTTTGACACAGACTAAGGCGTCTGTGCCAGCGCAGGCCTGTaacacagctgtcagtgtcagaTGTTTCATCAAGTGTTTGTCACCAGAGATGTAGTTCAGGGTACATCCAGGTCTGGGTTTCCTACCAATTGGTTTGGGCTCGTTTCAGTCTCCATGATTCACATAGCCTGTCAAAAACTTTAAGCAGCAAACACTTGAATTTCGTAATTTAAGGCTTAAacgataatgatgatgatgatgatgatgatgatgatgatgatgatgacagacggtgataatgatgataatgacagATGAGAATATGACAATAACTTTGGGTGTAAACAACACTTACTGTACAGGTATGAGCCTTAGTGCGCGACCTCTGTTTGAGTTGGTGTTAATTTGTcctgttttggtcatttttgtcTATGGGTTGTCACTGTGTAGCGATAATTATTAACCATATTCTTTAATTACCACTAAATTAAGTTCAGTTAAGTAAGTCGACGCTCAGTTTTTGTGGTTTCGCGTCTTTGTGAACATTCGTTAACAGCCGTTACGAACACATGCAGTTACCTGCTGTGACTGACATTATTGGCTAGCGAACAAGCTAACCTGGCAGAGGTACACGTTAGCTTTTGGTTACTCTGTCACCACGATTTCATCGTTCAGGAGAAACGACCCCACAGTCCCCAGAAAGAACCAGAAACTTTTCACGGAGACAGCGTATGCAGTTCTCGAGCACTGACAGCCAAATAGCTGACATTTAACGTTACGTTAGCCTGACAGGGGAGTAACGTTAGAAAGGCTAACAAGTGTCTAGCTAGCTAACGATACCTGGCTACCAACCTCGCGACAGCTAATAAGAAAACTTACTGTTGGTCATCCTCCGAGAGTCCAGGGGCTTGTTCGGGAATCTCTGCCTGTACGTCGACGGGCAGCGATTTGACGTTTGTCCCgctgttcttgtttttcaggATGCCTTTTATCGGCCGGGGAGCTGCCATTCCCACACGCTGACTGTCAGACCGGCTGGCTCAACTATTTCTATTCAACTGATTTTCTGAGTGTTATTTCTGCGAATCAGTTGCCAACAGGTTCAGTTTTAAGCATGACCCCCGTCATAACTCAGTGCTCTTCCATGAAGTCAGGACAAGCCTTGGCAGGATCCTACGCGCACTGCTGGTTAAGCATGTCTACTCTCCGGTTGTTCACTGACTGGCGGGGTTACAGCACGACTAGCGGGTCGACTAGACTCGCAATCTCGCGAGATTTTAAAGCGTTAGCGTCGACGGTCCTGTGAGAATTACAAATGCTGCCTTTCTGTGCTCGGAAAATTCTGTGTCATGAAGGCGACTTGTGCCTTGTATTTTAGAAATTGATATAAATTCATAAATAGCAAAATAAATTGctaaaaatattaatttgagTATAAAACACACTTCTCTGAGCTTGAAAAATATCTGTTTGATGTTCCAGTGGTTTCATTTGAAATCCCATTGCTTTTCTTTCCAATATTATCTTTGTATCTAGAACATATCTACaacattttttaacaattttaatGATTCCCTCCCAACATTGTGTTCATTCCCAACACTGCATGTACAAGAAATACATCTGCATAGAAACCAGTCACTCTGAATGTATCATTTAATTGTCACTTTTAAGAACAAAGATGCAAGAATACAAATTATTTATACCAACAAAAGCATTCTACAAATCATCTATGTTATGTTATCTTTCATTTTATGCTGTAAACCCCTGTAAAAGTCATATCTGTAAAACCTCAAACCTGGTAGTAAAATGTTGTTGGGTCAGTTATCTGCATTATCCTTGTCTTTATACATCCCTCGGAAGGCACTATTAATCTCAATGAGTTGTCCTGTTAGGAGAGAAATGCTGCAGAGCTAGGAGGGCATTCTGAGCTTCTTCCGtagactgtaaaataaatagtGGACAGAGCCACTGTGAAATCACAGGGTGCATGATCAGAGTTTGGTGTTATGGCTGTCACAGTCTCATGACATGAGGCCAAAACTGCCATGGAtacacattgttttgtttatttgtacataGGTGCACCTGCCAAATGCTTGCACATAGATATTACATACAAAGAAGTTAAAAGCTGGGCAAGTACTGCTGTCTTAGATTAAATACTTTGTTGGactttctatctatctatctatctatctatctatctatctatctatctatctatctatctatctatctatctatctatctatctatctatctatctatctatctatctatctgcatAACAGGCAGAGATTGGGCTAAGCGCATTAAAGCAGACAGGTTTAACTTACAATGACAAACTAAGCCTGAGATATGCTCCTCAGTTGTCACTCTGAAGGATCCTTCATTGTCAGCAGTGTTTCAGGCAGGCGATGCAAGTTGGGCTGATGGGTGACAGATCTGGATGGAATTAGGCTGTGGCACCAGGATCTATGAGTATCAGGTGTAGACGCGCTTCCTGATCAGGGTCCGTGCTATGCTCAGCTGCTTCAGCCAAGGCTTCTCTGTGAAGGTACTGTATAAGAGACACATACATTACATACAGTAAACTAAAGCTGTCATGTATATCATTGGATTAACATCTATATGTCCTTATCAATCATTAAGATCTTCCTGTTTTGTAAAGTAAAGAAATCTTCTGTTGTGCCACAAAATTATTTATACATTCAAATTTCCCAGCAAATCCAACCATGTAGCACAAAGTGTAAAAAGTAATGCAGAGGTCAGTCTCATTACAGAAGCCCCTCAAGCACCTTCAATGTAATTAATGACTTACTGTACATGTGCCACTTACACAAAAGTAAATGCAAGTACCCTACTTACCAAGAGCAGTGAATAcatctgtacaaaaactgaatTAGCAACTACAGACAGAATTACAGACGGAAAATGAAGTACTGTGTAAATaattttaaatctttaaatatcCTTTGCTGTGAACCTCAAATTGATGGCATTAATTAGACTCATCAGGGTGTGTTTTTATTGCATATGAAcatataatatactgtacagtacaaAGGACAGAGACCTGGCTATAGTCAAGCAGTATATGGCGTTATCTCTTGGTGTTCGGCCATAGCGGTGAGAGAAGGACTCCAGAATGTGGGAAGATTTTGGTGATGCATCAACAAACACCGGTCTGGGAATGCTTTTGCTGCTGGTGATTGGCGGGAGTATAAACTTGCCCCTGCCTAAGCTGCTGTCTTCCTCACTGATTTCATCCAAAAAGCCACCTTTACTACTTTTTGCACcttgtttctgctctgtcaAGTCACCAGGGTTCACAGACTGCAGGGTGAGTTGGGTTGGTGCTGTTTTGGAGGGGAGGTGTGATGCTGAAAATAATGTGCTGACAGGAGGTAAGGGCTGCAAAGCTTTGGACCTAATTGTTCTCCTTGGTTTGATCACAGCCCTCCTAGATCTAGAAGACATATTTGGTTGGTTGAAGCCATCTACCAACAACATATCCCCCACCCTGGTCTTGAAGGCAGCGCTGATGTCCTGGCATCGATTGGAGGCTGCCCTTTTCCGCCCCAAACTCGCCCAGCGTTTAATTTGGAGGTATATACGCATGGACAGGGACAAGGTTGGCAGGGATACTACTGAACACAGCTTGTTGGCTAAATAGCGCACACAATCCCTGTGACCTCGCTGAAGAGCAATTTTCAAAGGGTCATGGCCAGCAGGGTCCCGACAAGCCAAGGTTAAAAGGTTCTTGGTGATAAAGAGtttgaggatgaggagctgaCTGCTCTCTGCAGCGATGTGGATGGGACACTTTAGGGTATCTGGGTGGGCGGTTTGGTGGCACCACTTGCGGTATGGATGGACTCCCACTGGATGCTCAGCATGCGCCCCCCTCTCCAGCAACCATTCAGCCAGATCAAGGTGGCCTAAAGAGGCAGCGATGTAGAGCGCTACCTGCAGCTGAAACCTGGAAAAGCAGGACAGAAAAGATTCACTTTAACAGTTCGATTCTTGTCACACTTTTATTTGTGAAGATAATTTCTGACCTCATCACTGGTTTCTTCTCGGAGAGGTGGCTATGGACTGTCAATCTCTGGCCCAGGAGGCAACCCTGGAGGAACTCCACCCATCCATCCCACGTGTCCAACCGGAGAATAGCGcctttgttgaaaaaaaaaaaaagtatggactttcaaataaatgtattctGTTTGATCAAGTTGGAGAGTTGGAAAGTCTGATAAAAGACACCAGCTCTGAGAAAACCCACTGAGTTACAGAGGAAAGTAGAACAGAGACAAGCAGATAGAGGCTACATGTAATACCAAGTTCATACAAATGTCATTCAGTATAGATTAAATACTGCATATGTTATACAACTGGAAGCAATCTAACCTTTTAGAAgccaagacaaaaacatgataTCTAACCTTTCACTAAATCAACTAAAATATTACTCGACCATTCACAATTTTAAAGATACTTGGCTACAGCACTCACTCTGAAGTTCACACATCAGTcacaaagcagcacagacagatagCAGGCCATACCCACTTCAATGGCATAGTCTTGCAGTTGGTTGCAGTCATAGAGTTGTACACCAGTGGGTGTGCTTAGTCTGAAGGTGCTGACAGGGAGGCCACTTTGCACAGACACCACAGTTTTCAGTCTAGCCACAGACATATGCAGGAGAGCCTCACTTCCCATGATTGGTGAGGTTTCTCCTGTCACAGCGTTGAACACCCGCATCACAGGCTTTCGTTCACTCTGAAAAATAATCATGATGGCACAAAGGCCCTGCAGTTAATAGGACAAAAGAGTAAGTGAGGTCGCATGACGAATCCCTGTGTTTATTTCAAAAAGGTATCATATCCTGCTGAAGGGGTGATGACCTCAAAACCAAAAACTCTAACGTCAGCTAACAAAAAACTAGGAGGGgacaatttcacatttttagaCCATTAAGTTGCAGTATATTCATTTGCAACTCCTGTAATCAAATTAAATTAAGGGTTGCCTTATATTATAGAAAAGgatgaaatatactgtatacagtgAATTGTCTAGCTTATCGCAGTGCACATAGTGTATAAAACCTGCAAAAGCTCTGTCCACGATTTACCATCTTGCATACAAATGGTTTGGTCTGAATACATGTATATAAATACACTTTTGAGAACCAGGGGTGACCTATTAAAGtggacaaaaatgtgtttatgtgaaataaacaaaggaTGTGAAATGTCAAAGCAAAGTGCCTCAAACAAGACATACAAAAGTGTGGAGAGTGAAACTGGACCCAAACACGATAAGGCCTgtagaaaaacaactattttTATGAGAGGTCATTAAGTAATGACAAAAGCTGaaaagggacacacacacatgcttaccACTGTCAACTTTTATACAAGGTTGCCTGGTGATGAGCCTGGAACATGTCCCAATACTACAAACTGAGTAATGGGGACAAGCTGTAGATCTCAGGCAGCCATAAACTCATTTCCCTCCGAGCTGCCGTTCACATGGGAACATCTTGTTCCCTATTAGTGCACCAGTCTGTGACAAAATTCATGCAGTGTAAGAAGGATGCCTTTGATGACAATTGAGTACAAGTAATGAATATGCATCCAGAAAGATACTAATTTAGCTGCCCTGAACTGAAAAGATTAagaataatgtgtttttcaagTGAATTGTCAGTGATTGTATGTAGTGAGTGAGGGGATTGTAACACATGAAGCTCCTGTCACAGCAAGCATATAGTGAAGTGTTGCTGAGCAAGAAGTAAAATATGCATCAGTTCCAGGACACGACATGtatgtgacctctgacctccctgaaAATTGATGAGTAATAAACATCTGCtcattaatgttttgtttttgtgcaaataaaatgtattttgatgcACTGCAATCATCTGTTTACGTAAGCCATTTTTAAACATAGCTTATGAAATGCTAGGCctaaagcaaaaaaaatcacttcatcATCCTCTATCAATGTGTGTCGTTGTAATCTGATTGTATTTACTGCAAATCCCAACACAGCTGAAAATCtctaaaaataatttaatacCTTCATCAGGCATCGGATAGCACTGCCACTTGTGATGCCCACGTCGCACAGAGCCCAGCTGTCCTGCAGCGCTGCACCACCGTAGCTCAGTTCCAGGTGCTGCCGGACCTGCTTGTCATCAGTGAGTTGCACAAGAAAGTTATCCTGCAGGAATAGACAGTTCTTGTTAGACCATGTTCAGCGCCTGTAGCTACATTTGCTAACTAATCACTGTTAGGCAATACTATACAATGCATAGTATTTCACCATAACAAGCAACATGATGTGTGAatcatctgaatctgaatcatcAGGCAGATTTTCAAAATGCAGTCAAAACTTAACAAGAAAATTAAGGTCCATTAACAGTGATGGCAAACCACTGCtgtagcttttttttattacctTCACCACCTGCTTTATGGCCCCCACAGTCTGATCTGGGGGGATGTCAAAAGGCTCAGAGGAGCCCTCGAAGCAGATGAACACCCTCATGGTCGGGACATCCGTCCTCCGTTGGTCTGGCTCCTCTGTGGTGCTCTGGTTGGacaaaagagtgtgtgtggtgtgtttcttCAGTGGCAAAAGTCATTGTTGGGAGGGGAGCCAGAGATGGGTGGGGAGGGTTTGGAAAAAAACACCACTTTGCGAAGTGGAGTCTAACAAGTCAACAAAACCATTTTAAATCCAAATTATTTGATAGATGCATTTAAAAAATTGTATTTCAAAACTGTCGATTTGTACAGAAGTTGATAAACCTTGGCTTATCTTTTTGGCTTTGTGACATGGTGGAGTTAAAAGTTTAAAGTTAaccaacagacaaacattcacataaTGTAAACAGAAAGATATCAAAGGGCAAGAAATTAGGATGAAATTGATCAAAAGTTTTGGAAAGAGTgtagtaattaaaaaaaaaaaagcccacatGCCTGGGATTGGCCATGGTGTAAGCATACATTAATATGCATAATATGCTGTATGTTATTTTTCT
Proteins encoded in this window:
- the LOC139330088 gene encoding protein ANKUB1-like, whose protein sequence is MRVFICFEGSSEPFDIPPDQTVGAIKQVVKDNFLVQLTDDKQVRQHLELSYGGAALQDSWALCDVGITSGSAIRCLMKSERKPVMRVFNAVTGETSPIMGSEALLHMSVARLKTVVSVQSGLPVSTFRLSTPTGVQLYDCNQLQDYAIEVGAILRLDTWDGWVEFLQGCLLGQRLTVHSHLSEKKPVMRFQLQVALYIAASLGHLDLAEWLLERGAHAEHPVGVHPYRKWCHQTAHPDTLKCPIHIAAESSQLLILKLFITKNLLTLACRDPAGHDPLKIALQRGHRDCVRYLANKLCSVVSLPTLSLSMRIYLQIKRWASLGRKRAASNRCQDISAAFKTRVGDMLLVDGFNQPNMSSRSRRAVIKPRRTIRSKALQPLPPVSTLFSASHLPSKTAPTQLTLQSVNPGDLTEQKQGAKSSKGGFLDEISEEDSSLGRGKFILPPITSSKSIPRPVFVDASPKSSHILESFSHRYGRTPRDNAIYCLTIASTFTEKPWLKQLSIARTLIRKRVYT